The Vibrio gallaecicus genome contains a region encoding:
- a CDS encoding DUF2489 domain-containing protein, with protein sequence MNVTLLAIAGGVIILGLGAYAGYLLLQVKKQTELQKQHQALAIEKRNANIYENVNTLCLAGIQGQCDLSELSIRIYYIMDNVQGDERVDFDTEYPATSELFHIVENMARGEDRQALEKKERMEQNLARHKAETRLNDAIIEELKVLQKKVQPLNNQINIQMI encoded by the coding sequence ATGAATGTAACCTTATTAGCCATTGCTGGTGGAGTGATCATTCTCGGCTTAGGTGCTTATGCAGGTTACCTTCTACTTCAAGTAAAGAAGCAGACGGAACTGCAAAAACAGCATCAAGCGTTAGCGATTGAAAAGCGCAACGCGAACATTTACGAAAATGTAAATACACTATGTTTAGCTGGAATCCAAGGTCAGTGTGACCTATCAGAATTGAGCATTCGTATCTATTACATTATGGATAATGTTCAAGGTGATGAGCGTGTCGACTTTGACACGGAGTATCCAGCAACGTCTGAGCTGTTCCATATTGTAGAAAATATGGCTCGTGGTGAAGACAGACAAGCGCTTGAGAAGAAAGAGCGTATGGAGCAAAACTTAGCACGGCATAAAGCTGAAACCCGCTTGAATGATGCGATTATTGAAGAGTTAAAGGTGCTCCAGAAAAAGGTGCAGCCACTCAATAATCAAATCAACATCCAAATGATATAA
- the hemN gene encoding oxygen-independent coproporphyrinogen III oxidase → MSSQPVVTNQQIVWDQAILDKYNYSGPRYTSYPTALEFHEAFTVADYDMACTQYPDRPLSLYVHIPFCHKLCYYCGCNKVITRHSHKADEYLDVIEHEIRQRASLLHDRNVTQLHFGGGTPTFLNKVQITRLMKIIHDEFNFVETAEISIEVDPREIELDMLDHLRNEGFNRLSIGVQDFNKEVQKLVNREQDEDFIIAMVKRAKDLGFRSTNLDLIYGLPKQTKVSFAETLKQVLEMQPGRLSVFNYAHMPQLFAAQRKIKEEDLPVAEERMGILQDTIATLTGAGYQFIGMDHFALPDDELAVAQRKGVLHRNFQGYTTQGEADLVGFGVSAISMMGDAYAQNQKDLKKYYAQVNDLRHALWKGVALDGDDLLRREVIKQLICNFKLDKTKIESEFAVTFNQYFKEDLGLLQTFINDELVEVDDKEIRVTLRGRLLIRNICMCFDKYLRAKARQQQFSRVI, encoded by the coding sequence ATGTCGAGTCAGCCAGTCGTAACCAACCAGCAAATCGTTTGGGATCAAGCCATCTTAGACAAGTACAACTATTCTGGACCGCGCTACACTTCATATCCAACGGCGTTGGAATTTCATGAAGCGTTCACCGTAGCAGACTACGACATGGCGTGTACCCAATACCCTGATCGACCACTATCTTTGTATGTGCATATCCCATTTTGTCATAAACTTTGCTATTACTGCGGTTGTAATAAAGTGATCACCCGCCACTCTCACAAAGCGGATGAATACCTTGATGTGATTGAGCATGAGATTCGCCAGCGCGCTTCTCTATTACATGACCGCAATGTGACTCAGTTGCACTTTGGTGGTGGTACGCCAACATTCTTAAATAAAGTGCAAATTACTCGTCTAATGAAGATCATTCATGATGAGTTTAACTTTGTTGAAACGGCTGAAATCAGTATTGAAGTTGACCCTCGTGAAATCGAGCTAGATATGCTTGATCACCTACGCAATGAAGGGTTCAACCGTTTAAGTATTGGTGTTCAAGACTTCAACAAAGAAGTACAAAAGCTGGTTAACCGTGAGCAAGATGAAGATTTCATTATCGCTATGGTTAAGCGTGCAAAAGACCTAGGTTTCCGTTCGACGAACCTCGATTTAATCTATGGCTTACCTAAGCAGACAAAAGTCTCTTTTGCTGAAACATTAAAGCAAGTGCTAGAAATGCAGCCAGGTCGTTTATCTGTATTTAACTATGCGCACATGCCGCAATTGTTTGCTGCGCAACGTAAAATAAAAGAAGAAGATCTCCCTGTTGCTGAAGAGCGCATGGGAATTTTACAAGATACGATCGCGACTCTAACGGGCGCGGGTTATCAGTTCATCGGTATGGATCACTTTGCTTTACCTGATGATGAATTGGCAGTTGCTCAGCGAAAAGGTGTTTTGCATCGTAATTTCCAAGGCTACACCACACAAGGTGAAGCTGATTTGGTTGGCTTTGGTGTATCTGCTATCTCTATGATGGGGGATGCTTACGCGCAAAACCAAAAAGATCTGAAGAAGTACTATGCGCAAGTCAATGACCTACGCCATGCTTTATGGAAAGGGGTTGCGCTCGATGGCGATGACTTACTTCGCCGTGAAGTGATTAAACAGCTAATTTGTAATTTCAAATTGGATAAAACGAAGATTGAGTCTGAATTTGCAGTCACATTTAATCAATACTTTAAAGAGGACCTAGGTCTTCTACAGACGTTCATTAATGATGAGCTAGTTGAAGTGGATGATAAAGAGATTAGAGTGACTTTACGTGGTCGATTATTGATCCGAAATATTTGTATGTGTTTCGATAAATACTTACGTGCCAAAGCTCGTCAGCAACAGTTCTCACGAGTGATTTAA
- the add gene encoding adenosine deaminase: protein MITKNLPLTDLHRHLDGNIRTQTILDLGQKFGVALPAYDVEALTPHVQIVEAEPSLVAFLSKLDWGVAVLGDLEACRRVAYENVEDALNAQIDYAELRFSPYYMAMKHKLPVAGVVEAVVDGVEAGMRDFDVKTNLIGIMSRTFGTDACQQELDAILTQKDKIVAVDLAGDELGQPGDRFVTHFKQVRDAGMNVTVHAGEAAGAESMWQAIQELGATRIGHGVKAIHDPKLMDYLAENRIGIESCLTSNFQTSTVETLANHPVKQFLEHGVMACLNTDDPAVEGIELPYEYEVAAPQAGLSQAQIRQAQINGLDLAFISDVEKQELKDKVANRA from the coding sequence ATGATAACTAAAAATTTGCCCCTTACTGATTTGCACCGCCATTTAGACGGTAACATTCGTACTCAAACTATCTTAGATTTGGGTCAGAAGTTTGGTGTTGCGTTACCGGCTTATGACGTTGAAGCTCTCACTCCACACGTTCAAATTGTTGAAGCAGAACCATCACTAGTGGCATTTCTTTCTAAACTTGATTGGGGTGTAGCGGTACTAGGTGATTTAGAGGCTTGTCGTCGTGTTGCTTACGAAAATGTAGAAGACGCACTGAATGCTCAAATTGACTATGCTGAACTACGCTTCTCACCTTACTACATGGCAATGAAGCACAAGCTTCCAGTTGCTGGTGTGGTTGAAGCTGTTGTAGACGGTGTCGAAGCTGGTATGCGTGACTTTGATGTAAAAACGAACCTAATTGGTATCATGAGCCGTACATTCGGAACAGACGCATGCCAACAAGAGTTAGACGCGATTCTTACTCAAAAAGACAAAATTGTAGCTGTTGATTTAGCTGGCGATGAACTAGGTCAACCTGGTGACCGCTTTGTTACTCACTTCAAACAAGTGCGTGATGCTGGTATGAATGTCACCGTTCACGCAGGTGAAGCTGCCGGTGCAGAAAGTATGTGGCAAGCAATTCAAGAACTAGGTGCAACACGTATAGGTCACGGCGTGAAAGCTATTCACGACCCTAAACTAATGGATTACCTTGCTGAAAACCGTATTGGTATTGAGTCTTGCCTGACTTCAAACTTCCAAACAAGTACGGTTGAAACTCTTGCTAACCACCCTGTTAAGCAATTCCTTGAACACGGTGTGATGGCTTGTTTAAATACGGATGATCCAGCAGTTGAAGGCATTGAGCTACCGTATGAATACGAAGTTGCAGCACCACAAGCTGGTTTAAGCCAAGCACAAATTCGTCAAGCTCAAATCAATGGTCTTGACCTTGCTTTCATCTCTGATGTTGAGAAGCAAGAACTAAAAGACAAAGTAGCCAATCGCGCTTAA
- a CDS encoding phosphodiesterase GepA yields the protein MSIKAQITLRTAVVLPFVMIFLFTIGVIVFAQKQNYEEMVTDISARQLTSLTENVNKSLTVFLQEPFNAALALSHTIGYHGLYKPGETEDIQHYMFESFSNLYSSIPQLDVLGFGSEDTNYVGFRKESNNGYTLMIQDDRTEDKLVIYRGSQLSSDIRSVISGYDPRIRPWYAPVAASKKPLWSSIYANADERQEITLSALSPIFDNQSFIGVFVADIKIDTFNYFLKSIKDKTDTSVYIIDKEQRLVAHSSGGSVLSWGTDKTEKGVRLLATESSNPIISESASYVEQLNLTANKNAQRFSFKLNGERYFNQITPYEDEYGITWFIGMSIPESDLLGDLPENQRNSWIIGLIVSLIGIALGLVTFNHITRPITSTAAAAKHLAKGDWESNMPQPGHIYETSMLVYAFTEMANNLKASFNALQSQLTYDSLTNLYSREGFIDAYNKLEDKSCGSLYLIGIDRFRDINDSLGHYNGDQLLIIAASRLRTTLSEEYLLARTGGDEFAIYAPAITQKDDISLLSHRLVQTFASHFSMEAENVVVNVSIGVVKFTEQNDMTLGLRNSSIALSNAKQDKTRISIYSSEMGEASRHRTTMLARINTAIERQQFEPFYQPIIDLETGATVGAEALARWISDKGIISPLEFIPLAEESGLISDIGHQILHKACRDTASAIESGKWDLDFTIHVNLSVDQLIQKNFIQDVKNTLQSTRLPARNLTLEITESRIVDNNPIIIENMLALKSLGISIAIDDFGTGYSSLAYLHKLPFDCLKIDRSFVSKLEKENLDSSIVAAIVNITKGFKANLVAEGVETPLQAELLSQLGCPQAQGFLYSRPVPFNEWPTDLVNMK from the coding sequence ATGTCCATAAAAGCACAAATTACATTAAGAACTGCCGTTGTTCTGCCTTTCGTGATGATTTTTCTCTTCACTATTGGTGTAATTGTGTTCGCTCAAAAGCAAAACTATGAAGAAATGGTGACTGACATTAGCGCTAGGCAGCTCACGTCATTAACTGAAAACGTAAACAAAAGCTTAACGGTTTTTCTCCAAGAACCCTTTAACGCAGCACTGGCACTAAGCCATACCATTGGCTATCACGGCTTATATAAGCCCGGTGAAACCGAAGATATTCAACACTACATGTTTGAAAGCTTTTCAAACTTGTACAGTTCAATACCACAACTTGACGTATTAGGTTTTGGTTCTGAGGATACCAATTATGTAGGTTTTCGAAAGGAATCTAATAATGGGTATACCCTAATGATTCAAGATGACCGTACAGAAGATAAGCTCGTTATTTATAGAGGAAGTCAGCTTAGCAGCGACATTCGCTCTGTTATATCCGGTTATGACCCGAGAATTCGCCCTTGGTATGCTCCGGTTGCGGCATCCAAGAAACCACTTTGGTCATCCATTTACGCCAATGCTGATGAAAGACAAGAGATCACCTTATCTGCACTTTCCCCTATCTTCGATAATCAATCCTTTATCGGCGTATTTGTCGCAGATATTAAGATCGATACTTTTAACTACTTCCTAAAAAGCATCAAAGATAAAACTGATACTTCCGTATACATTATTGATAAAGAACAGCGCCTAGTCGCTCACTCAAGCGGTGGCAGTGTGCTTTCTTGGGGTACGGACAAAACGGAAAAAGGGGTTCGATTACTAGCCACTGAAAGTTCCAACCCAATCATCAGTGAAAGTGCAAGCTATGTTGAACAGCTTAATCTAACAGCAAACAAAAACGCACAGCGCTTTAGCTTCAAGCTCAATGGTGAGCGCTACTTCAACCAAATAACGCCTTATGAAGACGAATATGGAATCACTTGGTTCATTGGCATGTCTATTCCTGAATCAGACCTACTCGGCGATTTACCGGAAAACCAACGTAATAGCTGGATAATTGGGTTAATTGTTAGCTTAATTGGCATCGCACTTGGATTAGTCACTTTCAATCACATAACACGACCAATCACTTCAACAGCCGCAGCAGCTAAGCACCTTGCTAAAGGTGATTGGGAAAGCAATATGCCGCAGCCAGGGCATATCTATGAAACCAGTATGCTAGTGTACGCTTTTACAGAAATGGCAAACAATTTGAAAGCGTCATTTAATGCTCTTCAGTCCCAGTTAACCTATGACTCCCTGACTAATTTATACAGTAGAGAAGGGTTCATTGACGCTTACAATAAGCTAGAAGATAAGAGTTGTGGCAGCCTCTATCTAATCGGGATTGACCGATTTAGAGATATCAATGACAGTTTGGGGCACTATAACGGTGATCAACTACTAATTATTGCAGCGTCTCGATTAAGAACCACATTATCGGAAGAGTACTTACTCGCACGAACGGGTGGTGATGAGTTTGCTATCTATGCGCCGGCAATAACTCAGAAAGACGACATCAGCTTACTTTCGCACCGATTAGTGCAAACTTTTGCTTCTCATTTCAGTATGGAGGCTGAAAATGTTGTAGTGAATGTCTCTATTGGTGTGGTGAAATTCACTGAACAAAATGACATGACGCTCGGGTTACGTAATAGCAGTATTGCATTAAGTAATGCCAAACAAGATAAAACACGCATCAGTATTTATAGCTCTGAAATGGGTGAGGCTTCACGCCACCGTACTACTATGCTGGCTCGTATTAATACTGCAATTGAACGCCAACAATTCGAACCTTTCTATCAGCCTATTATTGATTTAGAAACAGGAGCAACAGTTGGAGCTGAAGCTTTAGCGCGTTGGATTAGCGATAAAGGCATAATTTCACCGTTGGAATTCATCCCATTAGCGGAAGAAAGCGGCTTAATTAGCGATATTGGGCACCAAATCTTACACAAAGCATGCCGTGATACCGCCAGCGCGATTGAATCAGGAAAATGGGACCTGGATTTCACAATCCACGTGAACCTATCTGTTGACCAACTGATTCAGAAAAACTTCATCCAAGATGTGAAAAATACTCTTCAGTCCACACGACTACCTGCAAGAAACCTGACACTAGAAATAACGGAATCACGTATCGTCGACAATAATCCAATCATCATTGAAAACATGCTCGCATTGAAGTCATTAGGTATTTCCATTGCCATTGATGATTTTGGTACCGGTTACTCTTCTTTGGCTTACTTGCACAAGCTTCCTTTTGACTGCTTAAAGATAGACCGCAGCTTTGTCAGTAAATTAGAAAAAGAAAATCTCGACAGCTCTATCGTTGCTGCCATTGTAAATATCACAAAAGGCTTTAAAGCGAACCTGGTAGCTGAAGGAGTGGAGACACCATTACAAGCGGAGCTGTTATCCCAATTAGGCTGCCCTCAAGCGCAAGGCTTCCTATACAGCCGCCCTGTCCCCTTCAATGAGTGGCCAACAGATTTGGTGAACATGAAGTAG
- the glnG gene encoding nitrogen regulation protein NR(I) translates to MSKGYVWVVDDDSSIRWVVEKTLSSANIKCETFADAESVLLALEREAPDVLVSDIRMPGMDGIELLNQVHQKSPDLPVIIMTAHSDLDAAVNAYQKGAFEYLPKPFDIDETLTLVERAIAHSHEQKRDQANEITDSNPPEIIGEAPAMQEVFRAIGRLSRSSISVLINGESGTGKELVAHALHRHSPRAKKPFIALNMAAIPKDLIESELFGHEKGAFTGANSVRQGRFEQANGGTLFLDEIGDMPLDIQTRLLRVLSDGQFYRVGGHSAIKVDVRIVAATHQDLERLVNEGDFREDLFHRLNVIRIHIPALRERKQDIEKLTQHFLVLAAEELAVEVKTLHKDTVATLNKLTWPGNVRQLENICRWLTVMASGSEILPSDLPTELLEEKKNISSQGTENWQEKLGDWAKCALASGEKEILSYALPEFERILLEAALDHTNGHKQDAAKVLGWGRNTLTRKLKELY, encoded by the coding sequence ATGAGTAAAGGGTATGTTTGGGTGGTTGATGACGACAGTTCAATTCGTTGGGTTGTAGAAAAAACACTGTCATCCGCCAATATAAAATGCGAAACATTTGCTGATGCAGAAAGTGTGTTGCTAGCACTTGAGCGTGAAGCACCAGATGTACTCGTGTCCGACATTCGCATGCCAGGAATGGATGGTATTGAGTTACTTAACCAAGTTCATCAAAAATCCCCAGACCTCCCAGTCATTATCATGACTGCGCACTCCGATCTCGACGCTGCAGTGAATGCTTACCAAAAAGGGGCATTCGAATATTTACCTAAGCCTTTTGATATTGACGAAACCTTAACACTTGTTGAGCGTGCAATCGCACACAGTCATGAGCAAAAACGCGACCAAGCGAATGAGATCACCGACAGCAATCCACCTGAAATTATTGGTGAAGCACCTGCGATGCAAGAGGTGTTTCGTGCTATTGGTCGTTTATCACGATCCTCTATCTCTGTTCTAATTAATGGTGAATCAGGTACAGGTAAAGAATTGGTTGCTCATGCTTTACATAGGCATAGCCCTAGAGCCAAGAAGCCATTTATTGCACTTAATATGGCTGCCATCCCTAAAGACTTAATCGAATCCGAGCTATTTGGTCATGAAAAAGGCGCTTTTACAGGCGCAAATAGCGTTCGCCAAGGCCGGTTTGAGCAAGCAAACGGCGGCACGCTTTTTCTTGATGAGATAGGAGATATGCCTCTCGATATCCAAACAAGGCTATTAAGGGTCCTATCTGATGGCCAGTTCTATCGAGTAGGGGGTCACTCAGCCATAAAAGTAGATGTACGTATCGTGGCAGCTACCCACCAAGATCTTGAGCGATTAGTGAATGAAGGTGACTTCCGAGAAGATTTATTCCACCGACTGAATGTCATTCGAATCCATATTCCCGCACTGAGGGAACGTAAACAAGACATTGAGAAGTTGACTCAACATTTTCTTGTGCTTGCGGCTGAAGAGCTAGCCGTCGAAGTGAAAACGTTGCATAAAGATACAGTTGCAACGTTAAACAAACTAACTTGGCCCGGAAATGTGCGTCAACTTGAAAATATATGTCGTTGGTTAACTGTAATGGCAAGCGGTAGTGAGATTTTACCTTCCGACCTTCCAACAGAATTACTCGAAGAGAAAAAAAACATTTCCAGTCAAGGCACTGAAAACTGGCAAGAAAAATTAGGTGATTGGGCAAAGTGTGCGCTTGCTTCAGGAGAAAAAGAAATACTTTCTTATGCGCTTCCTGAATTTGAACGTATACTTTTAGAAGCAGCCCTAGATCATACAAATGGTCACAAGCAAGACGCAGCGAAAGTTTTAGGCTGGGGCAGAAACACCTTAACTCGAAAATTAAAAGAGCTTTATTAG
- the glnL gene encoding nitrogen regulation protein NR(II), giving the protein MNRSIQSDSIDTHQLSNAILDNMVTAILLLDEQLFIRHANPAAEQLFSQSAKRIVDHPLTQLIQHASLDLALLTQPLQSGQSITDSDVTFVVDGRPLMLEVTVSPISWNRETLLLVEMRKIDQQRRLSQELNQHAQQQAAKLLVRGLAHEIKNPLGGLRGAAQLLGKMLPEPSLNEYTQIIIEQADRLRMLVDRLLGPQKPGKKSEENLHQILEKVRQLVELEAGPALTIERDYDPSLPTFLMDPAQVEQAMLNIVSNAAQILSKQERARITIRTRTVHQANIHGKRYKLAARVEINDNGPGIPSELQDTLFYPMVSGREGGTGLGLSISQNLIDQHQGKIDVESWPGNTTFTIYFPI; this is encoded by the coding sequence GTGAACCGTTCAATTCAAAGCGACAGCATAGATACCCATCAGCTTTCTAACGCCATTCTCGATAATATGGTCACGGCCATTTTATTACTCGATGAGCAACTGTTCATTCGTCATGCTAATCCTGCAGCTGAGCAGCTTTTTTCTCAAAGTGCTAAACGTATTGTTGATCATCCTCTCACCCAGCTTATTCAGCATGCTTCATTGGATTTAGCCTTGCTCACTCAACCCCTACAAAGCGGTCAAAGTATTACTGATAGTGACGTTACATTCGTTGTCGATGGTCGCCCTCTTATGTTGGAAGTGACAGTAAGCCCAATATCTTGGAACCGTGAGACACTGCTGCTAGTCGAGATGCGTAAGATTGATCAGCAAAGACGTTTAAGCCAAGAACTGAACCAACATGCGCAGCAGCAAGCCGCTAAATTATTAGTTCGGGGATTAGCACATGAAATAAAGAACCCTTTAGGTGGGTTAAGAGGTGCGGCTCAGTTACTTGGAAAAATGCTGCCAGAACCATCCTTAAATGAATATACGCAAATCATTATCGAACAAGCTGACCGCCTGAGAATGCTCGTTGACCGGCTACTTGGTCCACAAAAACCAGGTAAAAAATCAGAAGAAAATCTTCACCAAATACTAGAAAAAGTTCGTCAGTTAGTTGAGCTTGAGGCGGGACCAGCCCTCACAATTGAACGAGATTACGACCCGAGCTTACCCACTTTTCTGATGGATCCAGCTCAAGTAGAGCAAGCCATGCTAAATATTGTTAGCAATGCCGCACAAATTTTGTCCAAGCAAGAACGGGCTAGAATCACCATTCGCACCAGAACGGTGCATCAAGCCAATATTCATGGGAAACGTTACAAGCTCGCGGCACGTGTCGAAATCAATGATAACGGCCCAGGAATTCCATCAGAGCTGCAAGACACCTTGTTCTACCCGATGGTCAGTGGCAGAGAAGGTGGTACGGGATTAGGGTTATCCATATCTCAAAACTTAATCGATCAACACCAAGGAAAAATCGACGTAGAGAGCTGGCCGGGTAATACAACTTTTACTATCTATTTCCCAATATGA
- a CDS encoding DUF4124 domain-containing protein, with amino-acid sequence MKQILILLGLAFAIPTIHVTTLAHAQTVYTWEDENGVLHFSDSPIQSAKQITLPQLEASAPAPKFESSTPVDPPKMDAQKKPPKKKDKPKKDLELMLTMLSPQHDETIRSNRGNLTIQIELNRKLGIGEQLQLILDGRRYGAPQTQAIWQLKNIDRGTHTLSIQAHRSGKLIASTSPVTVFLHRATIK; translated from the coding sequence ATGAAACAGATCCTAATATTACTTGGACTAGCCTTCGCTATTCCTACAATACATGTTACGACCTTAGCTCATGCACAAACTGTGTATACATGGGAAGATGAAAACGGTGTGCTTCATTTCAGTGATTCACCAATACAAAGCGCTAAGCAAATTACTCTACCTCAATTAGAAGCATCAGCCCCTGCCCCAAAATTTGAGTCATCCACTCCCGTCGATCCCCCTAAAATGGACGCACAGAAAAAGCCGCCTAAAAAGAAAGATAAACCAAAAAAAGATCTAGAACTCATGCTCACTATGCTTTCTCCTCAGCATGATGAAACCATTCGTAGTAACCGTGGAAACCTTACGATACAGATAGAGTTAAACCGTAAGTTGGGGATAGGTGAACAATTGCAACTAATACTCGATGGTCGTCGATATGGCGCTCCACAGACCCAAGCAATATGGCAATTAAAAAATATTGATCGAGGCACTCATACCTTATCAATTCAAGCACATAGAAGCGGCAAGCTTATTGCATCTACTAGTCCTGTCACTGTGTTTTTACACAGAGCGACAATCAAGTAG
- the glnA gene encoding glutamate--ammonia ligase, which yields MSVENVLSLIQENEVKFIDLRFTDTKGKEQHISIPSHQLDADFFEEGKMFDGSSVAGWKGINESDMVMMPDASSAVLDPFTEDATLNVRCDILEPATMQGYDRDPRSIAKRSEEYLRSTGIADTVLVGPEPEFFLFDDVKFSNDMSGSFFKIDDVEAAWNTGSDIEGGNKGHRPGVKGGYFPVAPVDSSQDIRSAMCLVMEEMGLVVEAHHHEVATAGQNEIATRFNTLTTKADETQIYKYVVHNVAHAFGKTATFMPKPLVGDNGSGMHVHMSLNKDGVNLFAGDKYGGLSEMALFYIGGIIKHARAINAFANPATNSYKRLVPGFEAPVMLAYSARNRSASIRIPVVPTPKARRIELRFGDPAANPYLAYSAMLMAGLDGIKNKIHPGEAMDKDLYDLPAEEAAEIPTVAESLQEALAALNEDREFLTAGGVFSDDFIDSYITLKSDDVQRVNMATHPLEFELYYSV from the coding sequence ATGTCAGTAGAAAATGTACTATCGCTGATCCAAGAAAACGAAGTTAAATTTATCGACTTACGTTTTACCGATACAAAAGGTAAAGAGCAGCATATTTCTATCCCTTCTCACCAACTAGACGCAGACTTCTTTGAAGAAGGCAAAATGTTTGACGGCTCTTCTGTAGCTGGCTGGAAAGGTATCAACGAATCTGACATGGTAATGATGCCTGACGCATCATCTGCCGTTCTTGACCCGTTCACAGAAGACGCAACGCTAAATGTTCGTTGTGACATTCTTGAGCCTGCAACAATGCAAGGCTACGACCGTGACCCACGCTCAATCGCTAAACGTTCTGAAGAATACCTACGCTCAACTGGTATTGCAGATACAGTTCTAGTTGGTCCTGAGCCAGAATTCTTCCTATTTGATGATGTTAAATTCTCAAATGACATGTCTGGTTCTTTCTTCAAAATTGATGACGTAGAAGCAGCTTGGAACACAGGTTCTGACATCGAAGGCGGTAACAAAGGTCACCGTCCTGGCGTTAAAGGCGGTTACTTCCCAGTAGCTCCTGTAGATTCTTCTCAAGACATCCGTTCTGCAATGTGTCTAGTAATGGAAGAGATGGGTCTAGTTGTTGAAGCTCACCACCACGAAGTAGCAACTGCGGGTCAAAACGAAATCGCAACTCGCTTCAACACGCTAACAACAAAAGCTGATGAGACTCAAATCTACAAGTACGTTGTACACAACGTTGCTCACGCATTTGGTAAAACAGCGACATTCATGCCTAAACCACTAGTTGGTGACAATGGTTCAGGTATGCACGTTCACATGTCTTTAAATAAAGATGGCGTTAACCTGTTTGCTGGTGATAAATACGGCGGCCTATCTGAAATGGCACTGTTCTACATCGGCGGTATCATCAAGCACGCCCGCGCAATCAACGCATTTGCTAACCCAGCAACAAACTCATACAAGCGTCTTGTTCCTGGTTTCGAAGCTCCGGTAATGCTTGCTTACTCAGCACGTAACCGTTCTGCTTCTATCCGTATTCCAGTAGTACCAACTCCGAAAGCACGTCGTATCGAGCTACGTTTTGGTGACCCTGCAGCTAACCCTTACCTTGCATACTCTGCAATGCTAATGGCTGGTCTTGACGGCATTAAGAACAAGATTCACCCAGGCGAAGCTATGGATAAAGATCTATACGACCTTCCAGCAGAAGAAGCAGCTGAAATCCCAACAGTAGCTGAATCTCTACAAGAAGCTCTAGCAGCTCTTAACGAAGACCGTGAGTTCCTAACAGCTGGCGGCGTATTCTCTGACGATTTCATTGATTCTTACATCACTCTGAAATCAGACGACGTACAACGTGTGAACATGGCTACACACCCACTTGAATTTGAACTGTACTACTCAGTTTAA